The DNA sequence CTGGTGCGCCATGAGCAGGGCGCGGTGCACGCGGCGGAGGGTTACGCGAAGTCCTCGAATCAGTGCGGTGTCGCGCTGGTGACCTCGGGCCCCGGTGCGACCAACGCGGTGACCGGCATCGCCGACGCCTACATGGACTCGGTGCCGCTGGTCGTGTTCACCGGCCAGGTGCCGACCAACCTGATCGGCAACGACGCGTTCCAGGAAGTCGACACGGTCGGCATCACCCGTCCCTGCGTGAAGCACAATTTCCTGGTCAAGGACGTGAACGACCTCGCGACGACGATCAAGAAGGCGTTCTATGTCGCGACCACCGGGCGGCCCGGCCCTGTGGTGGTCGACATTCCAAAGGATGTGACCGCGCAAACCGCGGTGTTCGAATATCCGAAGCAGATTCGGATGCGTTCGTACAATCCGACCACGCGCGGGCACGGCGGCCAGATTCGCAAGGCGCTCGACCTGATCCTGTCGGCGCAGAAGCCGATGCTCTACACCGGCGGAGGCATCATCCTGGGGCAGGCGTCCGAGGCGTTGACCGAGTTTACCCGCCGCCTGGGCTACCCGATCACCAACACGCTGATGGGCCTGGGCGGTTTCCCGGCGTCGGATCCGCTGTTCCTCGGCATGCTTGGGATGCACGGCACCTACGAGGCGAACATGGCGATGCACTACGCCGACGTGGTGATCGCGATCGGCGCGCGCTTCGACGACCGGGTGACCGGTAACATCGAGAAATTCTGCCCCTACGCGAAGATCGTCCACATCGACGTCGATCCGGCGTCGATCTCGAAGAACGTGAAGGTCGACGTGCCGATCGTCGGCCAGGTCGAGCCGGTGCTGCGCGAGATGCTCCGGGAACTGGAGTCGATGAACCGCGAGCCCGACGCGGAGGCGCTGGCGGCCTGGTGGCGCCAGATCGAGGAATGGCGGGCGAAGGACTGCCTGAAGTTCGACCGGGCGTCGCCGATCATCAAGCCGCAGCTGGTCGTGCAGAAACTCTGGGAACTGACCGGCGGCGATGCGATCGTGACCTCGGACGTCGGCCAGCACCAGATGTGGGCAGCGCAGTTCTACCGCTTCGACAAGCCGAATCGCTGGATCAACTCCGGCGGGCTCGGGACCATGGGTGTCGGCCTGCCGTTCGCGATGGGCGCGCAGTTCGCGAACCCCGACGCGACGGTCGCCTGCATCACCGGCGAGGCCAGCATCCAGATGTGCATCCAGGAACTGTCGACCTGCCTGCAGTACCAGCTGCCGATCAAGATCGTGAACCTGAACAACCGCTACCTGGGCATGGTGCGGCAATGGCAGGAGTTCTTCTACCAGGGCCGCTATGCGATGTCGTACATGGACGCGCTGCCCGATTTCGTGAAGCTCGCCGAGAGCTACGGGCATGTCGGCATGCGCATCGAACAGCCGGGCGACGTCGAGGGGGCATTGCGCGAGGCGCTGGCGATGAAGGACCGGCTGGTGTTTCTGGACTTCATCACCGACCAATCCGAGAACGTCTACCCAATGATTCCGGCGGGCGCCGGCCAGAACGAAATGATCCTGGTGTAGGGGAAAGGGACCAGCATGCGACACATCATCAGTCTGTTACTCGAGAACGAATCGGGCGCGCTGTCGCGCGTGTCCGGCCTGTTCTCGGCCCGCGGCTACAACATCGAGTCGCTGACCGTCGCCCCCACCGACGATCCCAGCCTGTCGCGGATGACGATCGTGACCAGCGGTTCCGAGGAAATCATCGAGCAGATCACCAAGCAGCTGAACAAGCTGATCGACGTGGTGCGCCTGATCGACCTGACGCCCTACCGGCACATCGAGCGCGAAATGATGATGGTGAAGGTCAAGGTGGCCGAGGCCAGCGACCGCGAAGAGGCGAAGCGCCTGACCGACATCTTCCGCGGCAGCATCATCGACGTCTCCCAGGAAACCTATGTGATCGAACTCACCGGCCACGGGAGCAAGCTGGATTCGTTCCTGGAGGCGCTTCAGGGTTTTCCGGTGATGGAGGTCGTGCGCTCGGGCGTGATGGGCATCGCCCGCGGCGACGTGGCGCTGCACCTGTAAGCGATGCGGTTGGGCCGCAGCGTAGGGCGGAAAAGGCCGAAGGCCGTCATCCGCCGTTCGGCGCGGGGTCCGATCCGGACGCTTGGGTTCCGCAAACGCTGCATGGCGGATGACGCTGCGCTTTTCCGCCCTACCAGCCGGTCCGCGGGGACGGCTCCGTGCGCTCGAGCGATCTCGGCACGCGTGCGACAAAGCCCTATACTGGCGCGCGACCGGCCTGGGCTGGACTGGACGAATCTCACGGCCACCGCTGCGGCGGCCGTGTTCATTTTGGGCGACAAGGAAACACGAACATGAACCTCTACTACGACAAAGACGCCGACCTCTCGATCATCCAGGGCAAGAAGGTCGCGATCATCGGCTACGGCTCGCAGGGCCACGCCCACGCGAACAACCTTAAGGATTCCGGTGTCGACGTCACCGTCGGCCTGCGCCCCGGATCCGGCTCCCGCGCCAAGGCCGAACAGTCGGGCCTGAAGGTCGCCGATGTCCCCGAAGCGGTGGCCGCGGCCGACCTGGTGATGATCCTGACCCCCGACGAATTCCAGGCCCGGCTGTACAAGACCGAGATCGAGCCCAACCTGAAGCAGGGCGCGACCATGGCGTTCGCGCACGGGTTCGCGATCCACTACAACCAGATCGTGCCGCGCGCCGATCTCGACGTGATCATGATCGCGCCGAAGGCCCCTGGCCACACCGTGCGCAGCGAGTTCGTGAAGGGCGGCGGCATCCCGGACCTGATCGCGGTGTTCCAGGATGCCTCCGGGCGCGCCCGCGACACCGCGCTGTCGTATGCTTCGGCGATCGGCGGCGGCCGCACCGGCATCATCGAAACCACCTTCAAGGACGAGACCGAGACCGACCTGTTCGGCGAGCAGGCGGTGCTCTGCGGCGGTGCGGTGGAGCTGGTGAAGGCCGGCTTCGAGACACTGGTCGAGGCCGGGTACGCGCCGGAGATGGCCTACTTCGAGTGCCTGCACGAACTGAAACTGATCGTCGACCTGATGTACGAAGGCGGCATCGCGAACATGAACTACTCGATCTCGAACAACGCCGAGTACGGCGAGTACGTGACCGGGCCGAAGGTCATCAACGAGGAGTCGCGCTACGCGATGCGCGAGGCATTGCACCGGATCCAGACCGGCGAGTACGCAAAGGCCTTCATCCAGGAAGGCGCGACCAACTATCCCTCGATGACCGCGTACCGGCGGCTGAATGCGGCGCACCCAATCGAACAGGTCGGCGAGCGGCTGCGCGCGATGATGCCCTGGATCACCGCGAACAAGCTCGTCGACAAGAGCCGCAACTGATCCGCGGCGGCCCGGCCGCCCCGGCAGGTCGGGGCGGTTCCGTTCCCGCCGCCTCCAGCCGCGAATCCGAACCGAGTTTCCGATGTTTCCGATAGCGCCCGAAGGAAGGCTGTTCGTCGTCGGCACCGCATGGCTTGCGGTGATCACGCTGCTGTTCGGCTACACCGAGCCCGGGGCGTTTCTCGTGACGCTGGCGGTGGCCTTGCTGCTGGTGTTCCGCGATTTCGTGCGCCGGGATCCGCCGGCCAACGCGCTGGGGTTGCTGGCCCCGGTGGACGGTGTCGTGCAGTCGCTCGATCAGGGCACCGATCCGTTCACCGGCAAACCGGCGCAGCGGATCGTGATCCGCCAGCGGGCGTTGGGCGAATACCATCTGCATGCCCCGCAGGAGGCGAAGCTGCTGCGCCGCGCGTGGCCCGGCAGGGACACCGGCGATCCGGTCGATCCCCAGCTGAACGGTCAGCTCGGGTTTGCCTTCGAGACCGACGAGGGGCAAGGCTTTTCGCTGGCGTTCGACCTGCGCCGCTGGCCGCGCTTCGTTCGTGTCGGCGCGGTGACCGGCAGCCGGATCGGGCGCGGAAAGCGGCTTGGGTTCGCGGGATTCGGCAGCACCGTGACCCTGTGGGTTCCGGCCAAGTCGGCGCTGACGGCGAGGCCCGGGCAACGCGTGTTCGCCGGAATGGATCGAATCGGTGATCTGCCCGGACACGCGGCGCGACCAACCGGGGAACCCGGCGGATGAGCGCCGAGTTGCCTGGCGGACCCGAATCCGACGCGCGGCGTCGGCGCGGGGTCTTCCTGCTGCCCAACCTGTTCACCACCGGGGTGCTTTTCTCCGGGTTTTTCGCGATCGTC is a window from the Thioalkalivibrio paradoxus ARh 1 genome containing:
- the ilvB gene encoding biosynthetic-type acetolactate synthase large subunit, giving the protein MSETSAKPTAITGAEIFVRCLQEEGVEVVFGYPGGAVLHIYDALYRQDKVSHILVRHEQGAVHAAEGYAKSSNQCGVALVTSGPGATNAVTGIADAYMDSVPLVVFTGQVPTNLIGNDAFQEVDTVGITRPCVKHNFLVKDVNDLATTIKKAFYVATTGRPGPVVVDIPKDVTAQTAVFEYPKQIRMRSYNPTTRGHGGQIRKALDLILSAQKPMLYTGGGIILGQASEALTEFTRRLGYPITNTLMGLGGFPASDPLFLGMLGMHGTYEANMAMHYADVVIAIGARFDDRVTGNIEKFCPYAKIVHIDVDPASISKNVKVDVPIVGQVEPVLREMLRELESMNREPDAEALAAWWRQIEEWRAKDCLKFDRASPIIKPQLVVQKLWELTGGDAIVTSDVGQHQMWAAQFYRFDKPNRWINSGGLGTMGVGLPFAMGAQFANPDATVACITGEASIQMCIQELSTCLQYQLPIKIVNLNNRYLGMVRQWQEFFYQGRYAMSYMDALPDFVKLAESYGHVGMRIEQPGDVEGALREALAMKDRLVFLDFITDQSENVYPMIPAGAGQNEMILV
- the ilvN gene encoding acetolactate synthase small subunit, encoding MRHIISLLLENESGALSRVSGLFSARGYNIESLTVAPTDDPSLSRMTIVTSGSEEIIEQITKQLNKLIDVVRLIDLTPYRHIEREMMMVKVKVAEASDREEAKRLTDIFRGSIIDVSQETYVIELTGHGSKLDSFLEALQGFPVMEVVRSGVMGIARGDVALHL
- the ilvC gene encoding ketol-acid reductoisomerase, with protein sequence MNLYYDKDADLSIIQGKKVAIIGYGSQGHAHANNLKDSGVDVTVGLRPGSGSRAKAEQSGLKVADVPEAVAAADLVMILTPDEFQARLYKTEIEPNLKQGATMAFAHGFAIHYNQIVPRADLDVIMIAPKAPGHTVRSEFVKGGGIPDLIAVFQDASGRARDTALSYASAIGGGRTGIIETTFKDETETDLFGEQAVLCGGAVELVKAGFETLVEAGYAPEMAYFECLHELKLIVDLMYEGGIANMNYSISNNAEYGEYVTGPKVINEESRYAMREALHRIQTGEYAKAFIQEGATNYPSMTAYRRLNAAHPIEQVGERLRAMMPWITANKLVDKSRN
- a CDS encoding phosphatidylserine decarboxylase codes for the protein MFPIAPEGRLFVVGTAWLAVITLLFGYTEPGAFLVTLAVALLLVFRDFVRRDPPANALGLLAPVDGVVQSLDQGTDPFTGKPAQRIVIRQRALGEYHLHAPQEAKLLRRAWPGRDTGDPVDPQLNGQLGFAFETDEGQGFSLAFDLRRWPRFVRVGAVTGSRIGRGKRLGFAGFGSTVTLWVPAKSALTARPGQRVFAGMDRIGDLPGHAARPTGEPGG